The Spirosoma radiotolerans genome has a window encoding:
- a CDS encoding DUF1684 domain-containing protein: MLRNKFFLTGLFLLTLIVLYFTFFDGGNMTSASGLEATVKPETYRQELTTKRTEKDQFMRTNGESPIQDKSSFNGLSYFAPDPTYRVVARLEPFADKTQKLVVSMSDGSEEVYEKFAHAVFSLNGEAHRLLVVKLANTYSILFRDATSGKETYGGGRYIELDPNQLTDSQAIIDFNTAYNPYCAYNPRYACPLPPGENKLPIAVKAGEKYITHE, from the coding sequence ATGTTAAGAAATAAATTTTTTCTTACAGGGTTATTTTTACTCACGTTAATAGTGTTGTATTTCACCTTTTTTGATGGTGGCAACATGACCTCCGCGAGTGGTTTAGAGGCAACGGTTAAGCCAGAAACGTACCGTCAGGAACTAACGACAAAGCGTACAGAGAAAGATCAGTTCATGCGCACGAATGGCGAGTCTCCTATTCAGGATAAATCATCGTTCAACGGACTTAGTTATTTTGCTCCTGACCCCACCTACCGCGTTGTTGCCCGGCTTGAACCCTTTGCCGATAAAACGCAAAAACTGGTTGTCAGCATGAGTGACGGCAGTGAGGAAGTATACGAAAAATTTGCCCATGCCGTGTTTAGTCTGAACGGCGAAGCGCATCGATTACTGGTTGTCAAACTCGCCAATACCTATTCCATTTTGTTTCGGGACGCGACTTCGGGTAAAGAAACATACGGTGGTGGCCGTTATATTGAGCTTGACCCAAATCAACTAACAGATAGTCAGGCAATTATTGACTTCAACACGGCGTATAACCCATATTGTGCCTACAACCCAAGATATGCCTGCCCGCTTCCCCCTGGCGAAAATAAACTCCCAATTGCGGTGAAGGCAGGTGAGAAATATATTACTCACGAATAA